Proteins from a single region of Candidatus Parcubacteria bacterium:
- a CDS encoding hypothetical protein (Derived by automated computational analysis using gene prediction method: GeneMarkS-2+.): MKKLKGLLKVLILFLLLFYLAIFVTLEYNSKNISDAPADHWPVASQVLSGLAGFIKQANNRPQPFLTWWPQAVGSQAGEFIQGQSALNEGKLVLDYQKNSSKISAAEYLKEAFNEGAFNLEVVWNRFIDYFNQFK; encoded by the coding sequence ATGAAAAAGTTAAAGGGGCTTTTAAAAGTTTTAATCTTATTTCTGTTGCTTTTTTATTTAGCAATCTTTGTTACTCTAGAATATAACTCAAAAAATATTTCCGACGCCCCTGCTGATCATTGGCCGGTAGCTAGTCAGGTATTATCCGGCTTAGCCGGCTTCATTAAACAGGCGAATAATCGCCCACAGCCATTTTTAACTTGGTGGCCACAAGCAGTCGGTTCTCAGGCCGGAGAATTCATTCAGGGCCAATCCGCCTTAAATGAAGGAAAATTAGTTTTAGATTATCAGAAAAACAGTAGTAAAATATCCGCAGCTGAATATTTGAAGGAGGCTTTCAATGAGGGCGCCTTTAATTTAGAAGTTGTTTGGAATAGGTTTATAGATTATTTTAATCAGTTCAAATAG
- a CDS encoding S1 RNA-binding domain-containing protein (Derived by automated computational analysis using gene prediction method: Protein Homology. GO_function: GO:0003676 - nucleic acid binding [Evidence IEA]): protein MSEVDFGKLLESDKIRIPQVGDVIKGRVITASKSEVKLDIDGILMGIVRGPELYYEAPEFSDLNPGDEIEATVIEEENESGLVELSFRAVGQEKAWQLLREAYRDKEPIKVKITDANKGGLLSRFRQIAGFLPVSQLAPDNYPRVSGGDKSRILEKLKGFVGQEMQVTVITLNESDNKIIFSEKDIWNRRQKPALDKYQPGMVVEGKITAITNFGVFVNFDEGMEGLIHISELAWQRIDSPGELYQVGDKVKAEIVSVDGAKIFLSLKRLMTDPWLEASAKYKIGQTVPGSILKVNPFGLFVKLDEEIHGLAHVSQLGLGAKEKISDTFKVDEVRDFEIVNISPEEHRLGLKLAGVVSTEAATEAPKKAKKESKKKDEEKEETAEEKEVTQEKKTAKKVKEK, encoded by the coding sequence ATGTCTGAAGTAGATTTTGGTAAATTATTGGAAAGCGATAAAATCCGCATTCCTCAAGTTGGCGATGTCATTAAGGGTCGTGTTATTACCGCTTCAAAGTCCGAAGTAAAATTAGATATTGACGGAATTTTAATGGGGATTGTCCGGGGTCCCGAGCTTTATTATGAGGCTCCTGAATTTTCGGATTTAAATCCCGGTGATGAAATTGAGGCGACTGTAATTGAAGAAGAAAACGAGAGCGGTTTAGTTGAACTCTCTTTTCGGGCCGTTGGTCAAGAAAAAGCTTGGCAATTATTGCGCGAAGCTTATCGTGATAAAGAACCGATTAAGGTTAAAATTACCGATGCTAATAAAGGTGGTTTATTGTCTCGTTTTCGCCAAATTGCCGGCTTCTTACCGGTATCTCAACTGGCGCCCGATAATTATCCCCGCGTTTCCGGTGGTGATAAAAGTCGGATTTTAGAAAAATTGAAAGGTTTTGTCGGTCAAGAAATGCAGGTAACCGTGATCACTTTAAATGAGAGTGATAATAAAATTATTTTTAGTGAAAAAGATATTTGGAATCGCCGCCAAAAGCCAGCTTTGGATAAATACCAGCCCGGCATGGTGGTTGAAGGAAAAATTACGGCGATCACTAACTTTGGTGTCTTCGTAAATTTTGATGAAGGCATGGAAGGCTTAATTCATATTTCTGAATTAGCCTGGCAACGAATTGATTCTCCTGGAGAGCTTTATCAAGTTGGCGATAAGGTTAAGGCGGAGATTGTTTCCGTCGATGGCGCTAAGATATTTTTAAGCCTCAAGCGCTTAATGACTGATCCTTGGCTGGAAGCGAGCGCTAAGTATAAGATTGGCCAAACTGTTCCCGGCTCAATTTTGAAAGTTAATCCTTTTGGACTTTTTGTAAAATTGGATGAAGAAATTCATGGTTTAGCGCATGTGAGTCAGTTAGGCTTAGGGGCTAAAGAAAAAATTAGTGATACTTTTAAAGTTGATGAGGTGAGAGATTTTGAAATTGTAAATATCTCACCGGAAGAGCACCGTTTGGGCTTAAAGTTGGCAGGCGTGGTCAGCACTGAAGCTGCCACCGAGGCTCCCAAAAAAGCGAAAAAGGAAAGCAAAAAGAAGGACGAAGAAAAAGAAGAGACCGCTGAAGAAAAGGAAGTTACTCAGGAGAAAAAAACTGCCAAGAAAGTTAAAGAAAAATAA
- the rpmF gene encoding 50S ribosomal protein L32 (Derived by automated computational analysis using gene prediction method: Protein Homology. GO_component: GO:0000315 - organellar large ribosomal subunit [Evidence IEA]; GO_component: GO:0022625 - cytosolic large ribosomal subunit [Evidence IEA]; GO_function: GO:0003735 - structural constituent of ribosome [Evidence IEA]; GO_process: GO:0006412 - translation [Evidence IEA]), whose amino-acid sequence MANPKKRKTHSAVGKGRAHLALKKVAINKCSKCGEPKLPHTACEFCGSYKGHAVVRVKSRATK is encoded by the coding sequence ATGGCAAATCCTAAAAAAAGAAAAACTCACAGTGCTGTTGGTAAGGGTAGAGCGCATTTAGCTCTAAAAAAGGTAGCAATTAATAAGTGTTCCAAGTGTGGCGAGCCAAAACTACCACACACCGCTTGTGAATTTTGTGGCTCTTATAAAGGTCACGCCGTGGTTCGCGTCAAAAGTCGCGCCACTAAATAG
- a CDS encoding CDP-archaeol synthase (Derived by automated computational analysis using gene prediction method: Protein Homology.), with the protein MAVTWGCNISLNFLYVLKKFFPIVLKYDYPLDFRKKLGANRILGDSTTWLGLLLSVFLSLLFYILLPWPWFLVPFTVYFGHSLGSFIKRRLGKKDGSFLLLVDHGDYMLLTGIIFYLSGQVSLSLAISAILFTYLLHPLACFIAFKLGLKKYPY; encoded by the coding sequence ATGGCAGTAACTTGGGGGTGCAATATCTCCCTCAATTTTTTATATGTGCTTAAAAAATTTTTTCCTATTGTTTTAAAATATGACTATCCTCTTGATTTTCGTAAGAAGTTAGGCGCCAATAGAATTTTAGGAGACTCAACCACTTGGCTAGGCCTATTGCTATCAGTTTTTTTGAGTTTACTTTTTTATATTTTACTGCCTTGGCCTTGGTTTTTAGTTCCTTTTACTGTTTATTTTGGCCACTCTTTGGGGAGTTTTATTAAAAGACGTTTAGGAAAAAAAGATGGAAGTTTTCTGCTCTTGGTGGATCATGGTGATTATATGTTATTGACTGGCATCATATTTTATTTAAGTGGCCAAGTAAGTCTTTCTTTAGCTATTAGCGCTATTTTGTTTACCTATCTTCTTCACCCGCTCGCCTGTTTTATAGCTTTTAAGTTAGGTTTAAAAAAATACCCCTATTAA
- a CDS encoding hypothetical protein (Derived by automated computational analysis using gene prediction method: GeneMarkS-2+.), giving the protein MVVLAVTASFLGSWWYGSYIQRNIIKYYEVPVSQGESFLMYDYQDNTIKKLAVSKDGVLGDLNTQGVNISYGPITIPDKICFYNRYILITGKILSKDYVPENMSPIHPYSYVWHGTPKQRADGLWETRFEMKHNNCLPEPWTVSSRTFHQEGFDSFILLDLRGL; this is encoded by the coding sequence TTGGTTGTTTTGGCAGTAACAGCCTCATTTCTCGGCTCTTGGTGGTACGGCTCTTATATCCAAAGAAATATTATTAAATATTATGAAGTTCCAGTTTCTCAAGGGGAAAGTTTTTTGATGTATGATTACCAGGATAATACCATTAAAAAGTTAGCTGTTTCTAAAGATGGGGTTTTGGGGGATCTTAATACTCAAGGAGTTAATATTAGTTATGGTCCGATAACCATTCCCGATAAAATTTGTTTTTATAATCGCTATATTTTGATTACAGGCAAGATTTTGTCTAAGGATTATGTTCCCGAGAATATGTCGCCTATACACCCATATTCCTATGTCTGGCATGGAACCCCAAAACAGCGAGCCGATGGTTTATGGGAAACTCGTTTTGAGATGAAGCATAATAATTGCCTGCCCGAGCCATGGACGGTTAGTAGTAGAACGTTTCATCAAGAAGGTTTTGATTCTTTTATTTTATTAGATTTAAGAGGTTTGTGA
- a CDS encoding type IV pilus twitching motility protein PilT (Derived by automated computational analysis using gene prediction method: Protein Homology. GO_function: GO:0005524 - ATP binding [Evidence IEA]; GO_process: GO:0043107 - type IV pilus-dependent motility [Evidence IEA]), translating into MDLIKMLELATAHKASDLHLMVGQPPILRIDGELVLLSSMAPEFTNQPLTDENLRAALEKIATPEEQALFLEKKDLDLGYENLGTRFRVNFSFEKSNLRLVARVIEEKKPTLEEIGMPETIKDLLDQPQGLILVTGPTGCGKSTTLAAMVNYINSTRRCHIITLEDPIEFVFNSDKSLVTQRQLGSDMKSFASGLKHVLRQDPNVIMVGEMRDYETIAAAVTLAETGHLVLATLHTYNAVQTVDRIIDIFPPHQQSQIKSQLSMLLTAVISQRLLPKIGGGRVAARELLIRNSAVANLIREGKISQIKSVMQMEGKNGMITMDKHLKELYKSGLITKEVAVLYSDELAVN; encoded by the coding sequence ATGGATTTAATAAAAATGCTTGAACTGGCGACGGCTCATAAAGCCTCTGACCTACATTTAATGGTCGGGCAGCCACCAATTTTAAGAATTGATGGCGAGCTGGTGCTTTTGAGCTCAATGGCTCCGGAATTTACTAATCAGCCCTTAACTGATGAGAATTTGCGCGCGGCTTTAGAAAAAATTGCTACCCCCGAAGAACAAGCGCTATTTTTAGAAAAAAAAGATTTGGATCTTGGTTATGAAAATTTGGGGACTCGGTTCCGTGTTAATTTTTCTTTTGAAAAAAGTAATTTACGCTTGGTCGCGCGTGTAATTGAAGAAAAAAAACCGACGCTGGAGGAGATTGGAATGCCAGAAACAATTAAAGATTTACTTGATCAGCCGCAAGGTTTAATTTTAGTTACCGGTCCGACGGGCTGCGGTAAGTCCACGACTTTGGCGGCCATGGTTAATTATATAAACAGTACTCGCCGCTGCCACATTATTACTTTAGAAGATCCGATTGAGTTTGTTTTTAATTCTGATAAAAGTTTAGTTACGCAGCGTCAGCTAGGATCGGATATGAAATCTTTTGCTAGTGGCCTAAAACATGTTTTACGGCAAGATCCGAATGTGATTATGGTTGGTGAAATGCGTGATTATGAAACGATTGCGGCGGCGGTTACTTTAGCAGAAACCGGACACTTAGTTTTAGCTACTTTACATACTTATAATGCGGTGCAAACGGTGGATAGAATTATTGATATTTTTCCTCCGCACCAACAGAGCCAAATTAAGTCGCAGTTATCAATGCTCTTAACCGCGGTTATTTCTCAACGGCTGTTACCAAAGATTGGCGGCGGTCGAGTGGCGGCGCGAGAATTATTAATTCGCAATTCCGCGGTCGCCAACCTAATTCGCGAGGGTAAAATTTCTCAGATAAAAAGTGTGATGCAGATGGAGGGTAAAAATGGCATGATTACCATGGATAAACATCTGAAAGAATTATATAAAAGTGGTTTGATTACTAAAGAGGTGGCTGTTCTTTATTCAGACGAGCTAGCGGTAAATTAA
- a CDS encoding NTP transferase domain-containing protein (Derived by automated computational analysis using gene prediction method: Protein Homology.) has protein sequence MNQIVILAAGKGTRMNSDLPKTLVPVNGKPMIFYILETIFASGLDKEPIVVVSPDNVEIIKSALKDYPLRYALQKEQLGSGHALKSAKGLIKPGTKKIFVVYCDHPFLKPESLLAAAAVPVESIIVMTTKLPDFSGWHQNFKHWGRFVRDAAGNILKIVEFKDASPEQRAITEVNPGFMVFSNDWLWENIEKISNNNAQKEYYLTTLPGVATAGGYQISSIPIEPLEALGVNSQEELALAEEAASKFV, from the coding sequence ATGAATCAAATCGTTATTTTGGCGGCCGGAAAGGGCACGCGCATGAACTCTGATTTGCCTAAAACCTTGGTTCCGGTAAACGGTAAGCCGATGATTTTCTATATCTTAGAAACTATTTTTGCCTCGGGTCTGGATAAAGAGCCGATAGTAGTTGTTTCTCCGGACAATGTAGAAATTATAAAATCAGCTTTAAAGGATTATCCGCTAAGATATGCTCTCCAAAAAGAACAGTTAGGTTCGGGCCATGCCCTTAAGTCGGCTAAAGGTTTAATTAAGCCGGGCACAAAAAAGATTTTTGTTGTCTATTGTGACCACCCCTTTTTAAAACCAGAGTCTTTATTAGCCGCCGCTGCTGTTCCCGTTGAATCAATTATAGTGATGACCACGAAGCTACCCGATTTTTCTGGTTGGCATCAAAACTTTAAGCACTGGGGGCGCTTTGTCCGTGATGCTGCTGGCAATATTCTAAAAATTGTAGAATTCAAAGATGCTAGCCCCGAGCAGCGGGCAATCACGGAAGTCAACCCTGGGTTTATGGTTTTTTCTAATGATTGGCTTTGGGAGAACATTGAAAAGATATCTAATAATAATGCTCAAAAAGAATATTATTTAACTACCCTGCCCGGAGTAGCAACCGCGGGCGGCTATCAAATTTCTAGTATTCCGATTGAGCCTTTGGAGGCTTTAGGGGTTAATAGCCAAGAGGAGCTAGCTTTAGCCGAAGAGGCCGCGTCTAAGTTTGTATGA
- the ftsH gene encoding ATP-dependent zinc metalloprotease FtsH (Derived by automated computational analysis using gene prediction method: Protein Homology. GO_function: GO:0004222 - metalloendopeptidase activity [Evidence IEA]; GO_function: GO:0016887 - ATP hydrolysis activity [Evidence IEA]; GO_process: GO:0006508 - proteolysis [Evidence IEA]; GO_process: GO:0051301 - cell division [Evidence IEA]), producing MKKELIKNLSIFFLVFLGLALFFGFFSESAQRQTVGLDALVNRINNEEVSSLEVEGEKIILTLKTGEKEVVQKEENDSLASLLADFQVDPQKLNEVSVTVKEDSAWSYFLTLILPFLLPLIIIGLFMVYMMRGVSGMNSRALSFGQTAGKELDLNRKEKVTFADVAGAKEAKEELYEIVEFLKFPKKFHDLGAKIPRGVLLLGSPGTGKTLIARAVAGEADVPFFTISGSEFVEMFVGVGASRVRSLFDKAKKVAPCLIFIDEIDAVGRRRGAGLGGSHDEREQTLNQILVELDGFEPSQNVIVIAATNRPDVLDPALLRPGRFDRQVVIDKPDLKDREEILKVHARKKPLEPAVSLKSVAERTPGFSGAELSNILNEAAILAARQNKKSISQDDIFEAIEKVMIGPERKSRVITDKDKKITAYHEAGHAVVAHFLPGVDPVQKVSIIARGQAGGYTLKVPVEDRSYHSKSEFINELSVLLAGHLTEKEIFGEVTTGATSDLRRATAIARSLVTDFGMSEKMGPRTFGEKEEMIFLGREIHEQRDYSEKVAEQIDDEIEGFISQASAKTQEIITKKRAYLEKVVAVLLKEETIERERFVALMNEGAGETPEKGDASQVD from the coding sequence ATGAAAAAAGAATTAATAAAAAATTTAAGTATATTTTTCCTGGTGTTTCTCGGCTTAGCTTTATTTTTTGGGTTCTTTAGCGAGTCGGCTCAGCGACAAACAGTCGGGCTCGATGCTTTAGTTAATCGGATTAATAATGAGGAAGTTTCTTCCCTGGAGGTAGAAGGAGAAAAAATAATTTTGACCTTAAAAACAGGAGAAAAAGAGGTGGTTCAAAAAGAGGAAAATGATTCGCTCGCTTCTTTGTTAGCTGATTTTCAAGTTGATCCTCAGAAGTTAAACGAAGTTTCGGTAACCGTAAAAGAGGATAGTGCTTGGTCTTATTTTTTAACACTGATTCTGCCTTTTTTATTACCCCTTATTATTATCGGCCTTTTTATGGTCTATATGATGCGCGGTGTTTCCGGGATGAATTCGCGCGCTTTGAGCTTTGGCCAAACAGCAGGCAAAGAGCTTGATTTGAATCGTAAAGAAAAAGTTACTTTCGCTGATGTCGCTGGAGCCAAAGAGGCTAAAGAAGAGCTATATGAAATTGTGGAATTTTTAAAATTCCCGAAAAAGTTTCATGATTTGGGGGCTAAAATTCCTCGCGGAGTCCTTTTGTTGGGTAGTCCAGGTACGGGTAAAACTTTAATTGCTCGTGCTGTTGCCGGCGAAGCTGATGTCCCTTTCTTTACTATTTCCGGTTCGGAATTTGTAGAAATGTTTGTTGGCGTCGGCGCTTCTCGAGTCCGATCTTTATTTGATAAAGCTAAAAAAGTCGCTCCATGCCTTATCTTTATTGACGAAATTGATGCTGTTGGTCGTCGCCGGGGCGCTGGTTTGGGTGGTAGTCATGATGAACGCGAACAGACTCTTAACCAAATCTTAGTGGAGCTTGATGGTTTTGAGCCTAGTCAAAATGTTATTGTTATTGCCGCTACTAATCGCCCCGATGTTTTAGACCCCGCTTTACTGCGACCAGGGCGCTTTGACCGACAAGTAGTTATTGATAAACCTGATCTAAAGGATCGAGAAGAAATATTAAAGGTTCATGCCCGCAAGAAGCCTTTAGAGCCAGCTGTTAGTTTAAAGTCGGTAGCGGAGCGCACACCGGGATTTTCCGGGGCGGAGCTGTCTAATATTTTAAACGAAGCGGCGATTTTAGCGGCCCGGCAAAATAAAAAATCTATCAGTCAAGATGATATTTTTGAAGCAATTGAGAAAGTGATGATTGGTCCGGAGCGTAAAAGTCGGGTGATTACTGATAAAGATAAAAAAATTACCGCCTATCATGAGGCTGGCCATGCGGTGGTGGCCCATTTTTTACCGGGAGTTGATCCCGTCCAAAAAGTATCCATTATCGCGCGCGGTCAAGCGGGTGGTTATACCTTGAAAGTTCCGGTTGAAGATCGCAGTTATCATTCAAAGTCCGAATTTATTAACGAACTCTCCGTCCTTTTAGCTGGGCATCTAACGGAAAAAGAAATTTTTGGCGAAGTCACTACCGGGGCCACCTCGGATTTGCGCCGCGCTACCGCAATTGCCCGTAGTCTCGTGACTGATTTTGGCATGAGTGAAAAAATGGGTCCGCGTACTTTTGGAGAAAAAGAAGAAATGATTTTCTTGGGCCGGGAGATTCACGAGCAGCGTGATTATAGTGAAAAAGTAGCCGAGCAAATTGATGATGAGATTGAGGGGTTTATTAGCCAAGCGAGCGCCAAAACTCAAGAAATAATTACCAAGAAGCGCGCCTATCTGGAAAAAGTAGTAGCGGTTCTTTTGAAAGAAGAAACGATTGAACGCGAACGCTTTGTTGCTTTAATGAACGAAGGGGCTGGTGAGACTCCTGAAAAAGGCGATGCCTCTCAAGTTGACTAA
- the rnc gene encoding ribonuclease III (Derived by automated computational analysis using gene prediction method: Protein Homology. GO_function: GO:0004525 - ribonuclease III activity [Evidence IEA]; GO_process: GO:0006396 - RNA processing [Evidence IEA]) translates to MAKESLKPLEKKIEVTFKNKDLLKQALTHRSYLNEHSESELGHNERLEFLGDAVLEIVITEFLYLNFPEVDEGALTNWRASLVNSKMLYVTATELGLEDYLYLSHGEAKDKNKKSRQYILANTVEAVIGAIYLDQGLEVAKKFILKFIASKMDDILENAAYLDPKSRFQEKSQEQRGITPHYEILEESGPDHAKTFVVGLYIDEELITRGEGSSKQEAQVAAALAGLKKLAW, encoded by the coding sequence ATGGCGAAAGAATCATTAAAGCCTTTAGAAAAAAAAATTGAAGTCACTTTTAAAAATAAGGACTTGTTAAAGCAGGCGCTTACGCACCGCTCTTATCTAAATGAGCATTCGGAATCAGAATTAGGTCACAACGAACGCCTGGAATTTTTAGGCGATGCCGTTTTGGAAATTGTTATTACTGAGTTTTTATATTTAAATTTTCCCGAAGTGGATGAAGGCGCTTTAACTAACTGGCGCGCTTCTTTGGTAAATTCTAAAATGTTGTATGTGACGGCGACGGAATTAGGTTTAGAAGATTATTTGTATTTGTCGCATGGTGAAGCCAAGGATAAAAATAAAAAGTCGCGGCAGTATATTTTAGCAAACACCGTGGAGGCGGTAATTGGCGCTATCTATTTAGACCAAGGTTTGGAAGTCGCTAAAAAATTTATTTTAAAATTTATTGCCTCTAAAATGGATGACATTTTAGAGAACGCTGCTTACCTAGATCCTAAATCTCGTTTTCAAGAAAAATCTCAGGAGCAGCGCGGAATTACGCCGCACTATGAAATTTTAGAAGAGAGTGGCCCTGATCATGCCAAGACTTTTGTGGTTGGCTTATATATAGATGAAGAATTAATTACCCGGGGCGAAGGCTCTTCTAAACAAGAAGCTCAAGTCGCTGCTGCTTTGGCTGGTTTAAAAAAATTAGCTTGGTAA
- the nusB gene encoding transcription antitermination factor NusB (Derived by automated computational analysis using gene prediction method: Protein Homology. GO_process: GO:0006355 - regulation of DNA-templated transcription [Evidence IEA]) produces MSNRHLARTIALQTLFAWDFNGQKSEDLDFLIENNFTHFAPNFDDGGFVKELVSGAVDHLEEVDNLIRRHATEWPLEQITGVDRNVLRLGIYELLYAESIPSRVAINEAIEVAKNFGGDSSGKFINGVLGAIYAELPENKKRDNKEEFEEKKRQEAAESLTSEQNLPPL; encoded by the coding sequence ATGTCCAACCGTCATTTGGCGCGAACCATTGCTCTGCAAACTTTATTTGCCTGGGATTTTAATGGTCAAAAAAGTGAAGATCTTGATTTTCTAATTGAAAATAATTTTACTCATTTCGCGCCTAATTTTGATGACGGCGGTTTTGTTAAAGAATTAGTTTCTGGGGCGGTTGACCACTTAGAGGAGGTTGATAATTTAATTCGTCGCCATGCGACGGAGTGGCCTCTCGAGCAGATTACCGGAGTTGATCGCAATGTCTTACGTTTAGGTATTTATGAGTTGTTGTATGCGGAAAGTATTCCTTCGCGGGTAGCAATTAACGAGGCGATTGAGGTTGCCAAGAATTTTGGCGGCGATTCTTCCGGAAAATTTATCAATGGTGTGTTGGGGGCTATTTATGCTGAATTACCAGAAAATAAAAAGCGCGACAACAAAGAAGAGTTTGAAGAAAAAAAACGTCAAGAGGCGGCGGAATCGTTAACCTCGGAGCAAAACTTGCCCCCTCTTTAA
- a CDS encoding methyltransferase (Derived by automated computational analysis using gene prediction method: Protein Homology. GO_function: GO:0008168 - methyltransferase activity [Evidence IEA]), whose protein sequence is MKKLEKLVDFYREVNGHSGQKQLLKGKEIIVDRGVFSPNISTTKVMLEYLENNPKIVQEKIVADCRCGCGILGISAALNGAKEVFFTDSSPFARINTEKNLKKIGLFKRVEIVEADLLEDVPSALDVIIFSNLLIPGEAKKGEWLEEGLFNDKHLLDKFFFQAMTFLKPDGKIFIPFNRKIGDINGPAITCKTRRLQPQITHREETPEGEIIIYEFNHF, encoded by the coding sequence ATGAAAAAATTAGAAAAATTAGTGGATTTTTACCGTGAAGTTAACGGCCACTCCGGCCAAAAACAACTTTTAAAAGGCAAAGAAATAATTGTTGACCGCGGTGTCTTTAGCCCTAACATTTCAACAACCAAAGTTATGCTGGAATATCTTGAGAATAACCCCAAAATAGTCCAAGAGAAAATTGTCGCGGATTGCCGTTGCGGTTGCGGAATATTAGGAATTAGTGCTGCTTTAAATGGTGCTAAAGAAGTTTTCTTTACTGATAGTTCGCCGTTTGCAAGAATTAATACCGAGAAAAATTTAAAAAAAATCGGGCTCTTTAAAAGAGTAGAAATAGTTGAAGCAGATTTATTGGAAGATGTTCCATCCGCACTTGATGTGATTATTTTTTCAAATCTCCTAATCCCAGGAGAAGCAAAAAAAGGCGAATGGCTAGAAGAAGGTTTATTTAATGATAAACATTTGTTAGATAAATTTTTCTTCCAAGCGATGACCTTTTTAAAGCCCGACGGAAAAATATTTATCCCCTTTAATCGGAAAATTGGCGATATCAACGGTCCGGCGATAACTTGCAAAACAAGAAGACTTCAGCCGCAGATTACTCATCGCGAAGAAACACCGGAGGGTGAAATCATCATTTACGAGTTCAACCATTTTTGA
- a CDS encoding hypothetical protein (Derived by automated computational analysis using gene prediction method: GeneMarkS-2+.) → MWLNEGLASFKSGKKLSLSDDDKGKLLNVFNYFDKSDRDVYFIGQFWVECLLKKFGNKKFLTLINSFNYGFTTKDFDKNLYKIYGFKFNKKEFSKFIK, encoded by the coding sequence GTGTGGTTAAATGAGGGGTTAGCTTCTTTTAAATCTGGCAAGAAATTAAGTTTATCAGATGATGATAAAGGTAAACTGCTTAATGTTTTTAATTATTTTGATAAATCGGACAGAGATGTTTATTTTATTGGTCAATTTTGGGTAGAGTGTTTATTAAAAAAATTTGGTAATAAAAAATTTTTAACTTTAATTAATAGCTTTAATTACGGTTTTACTACTAAAGATTTTGATAAGAATTTATATAAAATTTATGGATTTAAGTTTAATAAGAAAGAATTTTCTAAGTTTATAAAATAA